The following is a genomic window from Rutidosis leptorrhynchoides isolate AG116_Rl617_1_P2 chromosome 8, CSIRO_AGI_Rlap_v1, whole genome shotgun sequence.
TTGCATCTATTTGATCATGTTATGCTGTTTTCAGTTATTGCTTGTTTGACTTAGTTAATGGGAATCTAATGCAACTTTGTTTAGAAGTATGATTGTATGAGTTATGTGATGCCACTTGTTAACTAGACTTGATttctttttaataaatatatgtttGTATTACAAGCAAACTGTAAGTATCTATAAGGTATTATAAAGTGAAGGCCTTTTGTTAAGTGGGTGTTGTTTGATGTCTTTTAGCTTTTGTTTTCAAAATGATGTTACATTTACTAAATCACATTGAGCCCAATAGTAAGCATAAATTGTAAACAGTGCTAGAATGTGTAGTTATTAGAATTATATTTATAAACTGATGGTTGGACTAGTGAATTACCCAAGTTCTTTATCTTGTTTCAGTTCATCATCGAGCGAAATCAGCAAATCGCAAGATGCGGTCAAGGAACCCGTAAACAAGAAAAACAGGAAACGAAAGTCTCATAAAAAGCTCAAGTCATTCGTCAAAAACATGATGAACACAGTTTTGGAGAAACAAGAAGAGATGCATAAACAATTGATTGAGCTAATAGAAAAAAAGGAAACCGAGAGTATCATGCGTGAACAGGCATGGAAACAACAGGAGATCGAAAGAGCAAGAAAACACGAGCAGGCTCGAAAGCAAGAAATGTCTCACAGCCTAGCCCTAATTTCATTTATTCAAAAGTCATTGGGTCAAGATGTCAAAATCCCCAATTTTCCCGATGCCCCAAATCAAAATGAAGTCCAAACCCCCAATCCGAATGATGCTTTGTTTAATGGTAAACAAGTTGAGAATCAAAATGAACAAATATTGAAGTTTGATGCAGGTGATGTTAATTTAAAAAGTAATGGGGTTGACTTTGAGTCAAATAACAGGAGATGGCCAAAATCTGAAGTGCAGGCGCTCATAACGGTTCGAGCTGCTGTGAATCAGAGTTTTAATGGAGCTGGACCAAATCGGTCAATTTGGGAAGAAGTTTCTGCTAGATTGTGTAGAATGGGGTATCATCGAACGCCTAAAAAGTGCAAAGAAAAATGGGAAAATATGAATAAGTATTATAGACGGTCAAATGAGAAGGGAAGTGGTACTAAGAGTAAAGTGTGCACTTATTTTAGTGAACTTGAAATGTTGTATAAAAGCGGATTAGTTTCGGCGAATTCTTATGATGACGAAGATCAGCACAAGGCGCAAGAAGAGCGTGCAGTAGATGTTAAGTAGTGTGAGCTTGAAATGGTATATGAAGCCTTTCATATATGTGTTATGTTCCTTGTTATGAGTGTATTGGAATTCTATTAACATGTAGGCATGAATTTGATTTTAGTGTATGAGATACGGCGAGTTTGTAACGTTAGAAAAAAGTTTTTGCTATTATCTCTTTGAATGAGTTTCATTTCAGAAATGGGGTTTTGCTAATGTGTCACATTATCTATTTGAATGATAATCATTGGTTAAACATTCATTGCGAAATTAATATtatagaaaaaattacgccgttggtacttgtgatttgttcacatttgcattaacacctaattttttttttttgcgtagTTGGTACCTCAATTTTATTTAATTATCGTGGTTGGCACCCTAAACTAATTATAGTTAAAGTTTAATGGTTAACCCTCACATGTGGCATGCATGTGAGGGCATATGTGTCAACAAGTGTTAGAAACAAAATTAAAAGTTTTCCAAAACCAAAAATAATAGTGAACACTTGGAGAGATCATGCGTATTTTTTTAGGgtgctgattcgtacaccaccaaaattatccatacaccactaaatatgcAATACAGTTTTGTACTGTACAACTCTCTAAAgcatatttagtggtgtatggataaTTTCAAGTGGTGTACGAATCAGTCCCTATTTTTTTATCTCATGAAATCTTGCAACTTTTTTGGCCCGAATGAGCCTCCAATATTGCACAGAAATTTCATATCTGAAACTAATGGTTTGATGGGTGAAAATCttctttgttataattcagtaggcttataactacctttagtggtttgattcttgatgttataatttagtaggcttataactacctttagtgatttgattcttgatttagaatactaataatgaagtgtaagaacaaagatgataatggagagaaagaaagaaacactttgtaagtgtgagaaatggtgcaagtttaatgcttgcattcatggctatttatagcaaaaatatcacaagtttaggtaatacaataatattacttttgtgtatcaataattgactatccatttatatatatatatttatatattataacactcccccttggatagcaattttgtttgttgaagatcaactgtaagttactgcctcgttaaaaaccttgctaaagaaaacccagtgggaaaaactttagctaagggaaaaagagtgcagcatggagttgactccccctcaagtagaaatcgcttcggttgttacatcttttgaacatgtctcatgccaatgttatgaacgtgtgttctgaaaatagcagatggaagtgctttcgtgaaaagatcagcagagtttttgctggattgaacatatctcatttcaatctcgttgtccttaatgagattttgagtgtatgagaagaatctaggaggtatgtgtttggttcggtcacttttgatatacccttctttcatctgtgctatgcaagctgcattatcttcatagataattgttggacttttatcgcgttctagtccacaagaatcagtaatgatttgtgtcattgatctcaaccaaaaacattcccgagtagcttcatgtaatgcaatcacttcggcatgatttgatgatgtagcaacaagtgtttgtttttgagaacgccatgatattgcagtacctccatttaggaatacatatccagtttgagatttagctttatgtggatcagataaataacctgcatcagcataaccaaccaaatcttgttttgattcgttagaataaaataatcctaaatcagtagttcctcgaaggtatcgaaatatgtgtttgatcccattccagtgtcttttggtaggagcagagctgaaccttgccaacaaattaactgcaaaagaaatgtcaggtcttgtacaatttgtaagatacataagagctccaattgcactaagatatggtacttctggtccaagaatatcttcatgatcttcacatggacgaaatggatcagtttcaacattgagtgatctaacaaccataggagtacttaatggttttgccttgtccatattgaaacgtttcaaaatcttttcagtatatgttgtttgatgtacaagtaaaccattaggcatatgctcaatttgtaaaccaaggcaatacttggtttttccgagatctttcatttcaaattctttctttagaagttgaatggcttcatagatctctttatttgtacctatgatgttaagatcatcaacataaacagctatgatcacatatccggatgttgttttcttaatgaaaacacaagggcaagtaaggttatttgtataccctttgcttatcaagtaatcacttaatcggttataccacatacgtcccgattgttttaacccatataaagatctttgtaatttaatcgaatacatttctttgggttttgcatttgatgcttctggtaccttaaatccttcaggtatcttcatatatatatcactatcaagtgatccatataggtaagcagtcacaacatccatgagatgcatttctaaatttttagaaactgccagactgattaagtacctaaaagtaattgcatccataacaggggaataagtttcttcataatcaattcccggtctttgagaaaaaccttgagctacaagtctagctttataccttgtaacttcatttttctcatttcttttttggacaaaaatccatctgtatcctacaggtttcacatctttaggagtgagaatgatggatctgaaaacttttcttttattgagtgattctaattcagctcgtattgcttctttccattgagcccaatcatgtctattttgtcattcaaccatagatgttggttctggatcatcatcattattcatgatgtcatatgcaacattaaatgaaaatttctcatcaagatttttcatttcatttcggttccataatatttttgaatatgcataattgattgcaatttctgtattgacatcatcaatctcctctgcagtaggagtactgatttgtggttcttcttgaacactttcttttacttcattatcagctgattttctttttcgaggatttttatcctttgaaccaattggtcttccacgtttctgacgtggcaaagattcatgagtgacgttattgccagcttttggaatttcaattcgagctggagtatttactgctggtacatatgattttgtcaccgtttttgtatctgtaaatgcatcaggcaattgatttgcaagttcttgtatatgcattatcttttgaacttctgtctcgcattcttttgtgcgaggatcaagatactttaattgaggttcacaccatgaaacatcattttctttatttttcatttctccccctaatctagggaacaatgtttcattaaaatgacaatcagcaaaacgtgctgtaaaaacgtcacctgtcataggttcaatataccttaatattgaagatgtttcatatccaacatatattcccaacctcctttgaggacccatttttgtacgttgtggtgtcgcaattggaacatacactgcacaaccaaatgttctaagatgggaaatatttggctcttgaccaaaagcaagttgtaggggggaatatttatgacttgcacttggtctgatgcgaatcaatgcagcagcatgtaaaattgcatgaccccatatagatacagggagttttgttctcattatcaatggtctagcgattaactgtaaacgtttaatcaatgactcggctaaaccattttgtgtatgcacatgagcaacagaatgttcaacaacaattcctatagacatgcaatagtcattaaatgcttgagatgtaaattcaccagcattatcaagtctcacccttttaatggtgtaatcaggaaaatgagctctcaatttaataatttgggcaagaaattttgcaaatgccacattacggcttgataacagacaaacatgagaccatctgctagatgcgtctattagaaccatgaaatatctaaatggtccacatggtggatgaattggtccacatatatcaccttgaattctttcaagaaacattggtgattctttctcaaccttaagtggtgagggtctagttatcaattttccaagagagcaagatgtacatggaaccattgtatcatgatggatttttctatcctttagtggatgtccatgagtacattcaataatccttttcatcattgttgatcctggatggcctaatctgttatgccataaactgaatacaccaggatcaatatatttttcgttaactaccatatgtatttctggtacatttatatgtgtataatgtaatccagaactaagtcttggcagtttttcaaccacatgactcttgtcagtgatacttaaatatttctcattttctgttgtcactgactgataatcatacccgttaaggtatatgtcggagaaactcaataaatttctgcttgacttgggagaaaataaggcatcatttattaaaaattttgtaccatttggtagtatgaaatttgcctttcctatcccttttatcaagttagcaggtcctgatattgtatgtatagttccttccgttggttttagatcaataaaatatttctcggatttaagtatagtgtgtgtagttccactgtctgctatacagagatctccaccacttgattgatgttgtattccagcaaaattcatattgaacttcatatataagaaataaatagtgagtacattaatattacacaatattttaaacgcaaatagatagtactgaaacatttagcaaacataatgacaaagacagacgatattaaatcgtttatttttcgaaagacacacaacttaaacattcaagaaatcttcatataaatcagatggtttctcagtgactgttggatcgacgttatccacaaagtttacttccttttctttatctttcagcgaatcctgatacatcttaacaagatgtttagatgttcggcaagtattagcccagtggcccattctaccacatctgtagcaagattcttcagaatttttagaagaattttcttcaacatcttgtttagtgggcttgttttgtggttgatatttatattttcgtggattattatttctttgaccaccacggcaacgaccacgaccacgtcctcgcccattaccattaccataaggatggtttctaccatagttatggcttttggcatgatgatggtgatggttattataaccacgaccttgcccgcgtccttgtccctgtttataattatttgcagtatttgcttcagggattgcaagtgtaccagtaggacgggattgttgatttttcattaatagctcatcattttgctctgcaactaagagatatgaattaagttcaggatatgttttgaactttagcattctcaaatttctttgcactgtgatgtttgcagcattcattgtggagaaagttttctccatcatgtctgcatcacttatttcatgtccacagaatttaagttgtgaacatgtattatacagagctgagctatattcatttactttcttaaagtcttggaaccttaatgttctccattgttccatagcagctggaagtaaaatttctctttgattattgaatctgcttttgagaccttcccataaaacatggggatcttctacagtcacataattattttgtaagcattcatcaatatgttgatgaataaagcaacatgccgttgcttgttctttttcagaacaagtgttgttttcatttatggcttcaagaatacccattgatttaagatgcatttttacttttataacccatggcatgtagttgtttccagttgattctaaaggagtaaatttaagcttttccagattcgacattttctattaaaacaaacaacatgataaattatagtcactttatattcataagtatataaaaattaaacataaatttaatataacataaatgataagtaggtgacagtgtcgaccatatgtaagcaatcattaataaatgttatataacataaatataaatattagtaaacataaatgataattaggcgacagtgtcggccatataaatgttagataatagaaatataaatgttagtaacataaatgataattaggcgacagtgtcggccatataaatgttagataattgaaatataaatgttagtaacataaatgataattaggcgacagtgtcggccatataaatgttagataattgaaatataaatgttagtaacataaatgataattagacgacagtgtcgaccatatattatttaggtggcagagccaaccataattagtattaagattatcgtgctgataacgtgttataattcagtaggcttataactacctttagtggtttgattcttgatgttataatttagtaggcttataactacctttagtgatttgattcttgatttagaatactaataatgaagtgtaagaacaaagatgataatggagagaaagaaagaaacactttgtaagtgtgagaaatggtgcaagtttaatgcttgcattcatggctatttatagcaaaaatatcacaagtttaggtaatacaataatattacttttgtgtatcaataattgactatccatttatatatatatatttatatattataacattcTTCACCTTGTTGTTGAGTTCTTATACCACATTTGCATATGCATATCTGAAACTAATAGTTTTTTGTCCACTTGGTTCGATAATCATTAACATACATGTAAGTGCAATTGTTGACATGGCATTAGTTTGGACCGAGTAAAAAGGGAACATGGGTCCGATTGTGAACGTTTGGAAGATCGTGGGATTAGTAGAGTTGTGATCCAAAATTTTAGGAGTCTAGTTATTATCTTTTCCTTTTTTTGGAAAAGTCAACTTTTATTAACAAAAACTACTAAAAACATTACAGCAAAAACAAAACCTTtgtcatgcatatatatatatatatatatatatatatatatatatatatatatatatatatatatatatatatatatatatatatatatatatatatatatatatatatatatatatatatgcatttacaGGAGCATGACAGAGGATACAAATATAAGATTACACATTGCAATTTACATGTATTCTACTAATCGTCTATAGCAGCAGACAGAAACTCAGCCAATTCCCATCCTTCGAGTGTTGAATTCGAGATAAAAACGAGGATTAACAAGCCATTGATGCCACTCGATGTTAAGCGATTTCGCTCTTCTAGCAACCCATTCAAAAGATCTGATTTAATCTCATACACCAAGCTCGAAACGGACCACATTTTATTGCGAAAAACCTTTTGGTTTCGATTCTTCCAAATGAAATACCCGCAAACCCATTCAATAGCCTGCCATAGTTTATTAGCCTTTGAGGACTGAACTCCGCAACCCTCCCCGTTCAAGATTTCATTGATGCTCCAATTAGAAAAGTTCCCGATCCCCCACCATTTAAAAACTCTATCCCAAACCTCCAACGCATACTTACAAAAAATCAGTGCATGTTCAACCGTCTAGACATCATCATTACACATGGGACATCTCACGTTGTCTAAGTCGatactttttttttatcaagttcaACTCTAACCGGAATCctatttgtgacgatcgctccaaatccatatggacgaacacgtcattcattgatttcattgcgaggtatttgacctctatgtgatacgttttgtaacattgcattcgtttgaaaaggtatttcataaatgaatatataaattccaggttttttttacatctgatgattcctacgtatagacaatcaccatttaaatggtttacaataatacatctgttgacaatacagtcaaaataagatacatggtaatggtttgatgaatgcaagtttcttgtatatagcatgtatgactccaagcacataacttgtatcacgtatgagcaaacagcggaagacttctagaaacctgagaataaacatgcttcaagtgtcaacacaaaggttggtgagttcatagttttaatattacacataatccgtaaatcaatgtggattacaaaagttcagttgttttattcaaaacatttatcat
Proteins encoded in this region:
- the LOC139862925 gene encoding trihelix transcription factor GTL2-like; the protein is MEVFTGGDHSNVVVFSDTPDQHNKLSADHNHYLPHPPQKLRPIRCTVRTSFTSDDAKPLTWHPASDSDFFNNTQIQIQPVAAAAAANDDANFTTPQPFPPLPLPSSNNEDALSSSSSEISKSQDAVKEPVNKKNRKRKSHKKLKSFVKNMMNTVLEKQEEMHKQLIELIEKKETESIMREQAWKQQEIERARKHEQARKQEMSHSLALISFIQKSLGQDVKIPNFPDAPNQNEVQTPNPNDALFNGKQVENQNEQILKFDAGDVNLKSNGVDFESNNRRWPKSEVQALITVRAAVNQSFNGAGPNRSIWEEVSARLCRMGYHRTPKKCKEKWENMNKYYRRSNEKGSGTKSKVCTYFSELEMLYKSGLVSANSYDDEDQHKAQEERAVDVK